A section of the Brevundimonas sp. AJA228-03 genome encodes:
- a CDS encoding prolyl oligopeptidase family serine peptidase: protein MNWLLSELEVRPAAGGEPKVRLASSGHDVGYVSGPFSPDGARMVVFRVTENSVRLGVLTLDTGAVDWHPFTPEWIQFGRTVAWRSPTELIFVARPLDDPPVAMRVGYQAQARIERLWRTAASGHGASSVYIPSGRQRDSRSQALASNLVALDVASGRSRALASGEWFDLRLSPDGGHAALLEEAEDLQPSPGRPLRVGDPLRRRRLTLVDLETGATRQPLPDEDLAMYLLSWSPDSNRLLVFGRPLGGDFDQDGRYWLVRQDGRARPLTMGEDSPWIERTWDGVAVPLASWDGAQPVVQARSRTGGRVWLRPEAAGEPRVPVVEPAERLVSLRGRAAIQRSDGVYRFGGDGARIAAGRLWGQGANGDGGNPERWNPSALEAGSHILVDGACLSRLADRRQTCVTPLQPDERILAAGPDASFLVTHYLTDRGDSGLRVHRSGGAEAIAPANAGWRDIDWGRIVPVPHTGPDGQPLTSWLLQPPGLPEGARPPVVVVVYPGSAPRSAPAALSPGTTQLQNNPVVLAGAGYAVLVVSLPLKPGGPPAAEGLADRILAIVDEAGRRGLIDADRVALIGHSFGGYGVLSAATQSDRFRAVIASNGYADLSRSMELPAFYRVAPDEGVPVGQMAGWGETGQGSFGFFAQRPEAYVEASPLYRVDDLRAPVLLIESDLDTARMGSLFGALYRLDREAALLTYFGEGHTYASPGNLRDLHDRILGWLARYLGPPTPLDPLGPVPGPGLEDRQQ from the coding sequence GTGAACTGGCTGCTGAGCGAACTCGAGGTTCGCCCCGCTGCGGGTGGCGAGCCGAAGGTCCGGCTCGCTTCTTCCGGCCACGATGTCGGCTATGTTTCCGGCCCCTTCTCTCCGGACGGTGCACGGATGGTGGTCTTCCGAGTCACCGAAAACAGTGTGCGCCTGGGCGTCCTCACGCTCGACACCGGCGCCGTCGATTGGCATCCGTTCACGCCGGAATGGATCCAGTTCGGACGGACGGTCGCCTGGCGCTCGCCCACCGAACTGATCTTCGTGGCCCGGCCCTTAGATGATCCGCCCGTGGCGATGCGCGTCGGCTATCAGGCCCAGGCACGGATCGAACGGCTGTGGCGTACAGCCGCGAGCGGCCACGGCGCCAGCTCGGTCTACATCCCCAGCGGCCGGCAGCGCGATAGCCGGTCTCAGGCCCTGGCGTCCAATCTTGTCGCCCTCGACGTCGCCAGCGGACGTTCACGGGCCTTGGCTTCGGGCGAATGGTTCGACCTTCGACTCTCGCCGGACGGCGGCCATGCGGCCCTCCTCGAGGAGGCCGAGGACCTTCAACCCAGTCCCGGCAGGCCATTGCGGGTCGGCGACCCTCTCCGCCGCCGACGGCTGACGCTCGTCGACCTGGAAACAGGCGCAACCCGGCAGCCGCTGCCGGATGAAGACCTGGCCATGTACCTGCTGTCATGGTCGCCGGACTCGAACCGCCTTCTGGTCTTCGGACGCCCTCTTGGCGGCGACTTCGATCAGGACGGACGTTACTGGCTGGTCCGGCAAGACGGCCGCGCCCGACCGCTCACGATGGGCGAGGACTCACCCTGGATCGAGCGGACCTGGGACGGGGTCGCCGTGCCTTTGGCGAGCTGGGATGGCGCTCAACCTGTCGTCCAGGCGCGTTCGCGAACTGGAGGCAGGGTCTGGTTGCGGCCGGAAGCGGCAGGCGAGCCTCGGGTCCCGGTCGTTGAGCCAGCCGAACGCCTCGTGTCGCTTCGCGGACGCGCGGCGATCCAAAGGTCAGACGGCGTCTATCGATTCGGCGGCGACGGCGCCCGTATAGCCGCCGGGCGGCTCTGGGGCCAGGGTGCGAATGGTGATGGCGGAAATCCGGAGCGGTGGAACCCCAGCGCGCTCGAGGCCGGCTCGCACATCCTTGTCGATGGGGCATGCCTGTCACGTCTGGCCGACCGCCGTCAGACTTGCGTGACGCCGTTGCAGCCCGACGAGCGGATCCTTGCGGCCGGCCCCGACGCCAGTTTCCTCGTGACGCATTATCTGACCGATCGGGGCGACAGCGGCCTGCGCGTTCACCGGTCGGGCGGCGCTGAAGCGATCGCTCCCGCGAACGCAGGGTGGCGGGACATCGACTGGGGCCGGATCGTGCCAGTGCCTCACACCGGCCCCGACGGCCAACCCCTGACCAGTTGGCTGCTGCAGCCGCCGGGTTTGCCGGAGGGCGCCCGGCCGCCCGTCGTTGTCGTGGTCTATCCCGGCTCCGCGCCGCGCTCGGCGCCGGCGGCCCTGTCGCCGGGCACGACACAGCTGCAGAATAACCCCGTGGTGCTTGCGGGGGCCGGCTATGCCGTCCTGGTCGTCAGCCTTCCCCTCAAGCCTGGCGGGCCTCCGGCGGCGGAAGGCCTTGCCGACCGCATCCTGGCGATCGTGGACGAGGCCGGCCGACGGGGATTGATCGACGCGGATCGGGTCGCCCTGATCGGACACAGTTTCGGCGGATACGGCGTCCTGAGCGCCGCGACACAGAGCGATCGGTTCCGCGCCGTAATCGCGTCGAACGGCTATGCAGACCTGAGCCGCTCCATGGAGTTGCCCGCCTTCTATCGCGTCGCGCCTGACGAGGGCGTTCCGGTCGGCCAGATGGCAGGCTGGGGCGAGACCGGCCAAGGCTCGTTCGGCTTTTTCGCGCAACGCCCCGAGGCCTATGTAGAGGCCAGCCCGCTGTACCGTGTGGATGACCTGCGCGCGCCCGTTCTCCTGATCGAATCGGACCTGGATACGGCCAGGATGGGCTCGCTTTTCGGCGCGCTCTACCGGCTCGACCGGGAAGCGGCCCTCCTCACCTATTTCGGAGAGGGCCACACCTATGCGAGTCCGGGCAACCTGCGAGACCTACATGATCGGATCCTCGGCTGGCTGGCGCGCTATCTGGGGCCGCCCACGCCGCTCGATCCGCTCGGTCCAGTGCCTGGCCCAGGTCTCGAGGACCGCCAGCAGTAG
- a CDS encoding TrbC/VirB2 family protein, giving the protein MTAPATVRRAGAAGAIALAASLLLVQPALASANVEGLLQNVVDMLTGNTARLLAVLAVVIVGILWMFGLFDLRRAAIVVLGIVVVFGAAEIVNLITGGA; this is encoded by the coding sequence ATGACCGCACCCGCGACCGTCCGCAGGGCCGGCGCCGCCGGCGCTATCGCCCTCGCCGCCAGTCTTCTCCTGGTTCAGCCGGCGCTCGCCTCGGCCAATGTCGAAGGCCTGCTCCAGAACGTCGTCGATATGCTCACGGGCAATACCGCCCGTCTGTTGGCGGTATTGGCGGTCGTGATCGTCGGCATCCTGTGGATGTTCGGCCTGTTCGACCTGCGCCGGGCGGCGATCGTCGTGCTCGGCATCGTCGTGGTCTTCGGCGCGGCCGAGATCGTCAACCTGATCACCGGCGGCGCCTGA
- a CDS encoding lytic transglycosylase domain-containing protein, with product MLDLNLILSLSQACAPQVAPETLAAIAYAESRFNPVAIGVNRGPRPSRPPRDAADAARIARGLLARGANLDLGVAQINSDNLDWLGLSVEAAFDPCRNLAAAGVVLRAGYRPAEGVDRQTTLRVALSRYNTGHPERGFRNGYVGRVEAAAASLGVLPLGDVRPATNDSPPRRAAPQSPPPDWDVFARARMSAVLTFTAAPDTEF from the coding sequence TTGCTCGACCTCAATCTGATCCTCAGCCTGTCCCAGGCCTGCGCGCCGCAGGTGGCCCCGGAAACCCTGGCCGCCATCGCCTATGCGGAAAGCCGCTTCAACCCGGTCGCGATCGGGGTGAACCGGGGTCCGCGCCCATCCCGGCCTCCGCGTGACGCCGCCGACGCGGCGCGCATCGCCCGCGGCCTGCTGGCGCGCGGGGCGAATCTCGATCTCGGGGTGGCCCAGATCAACAGCGACAATCTGGATTGGCTCGGCCTGTCGGTCGAGGCGGCCTTCGACCCGTGCCGCAACCTCGCCGCCGCCGGCGTCGTCCTGCGCGCGGGCTATCGGCCTGCCGAAGGCGTCGATCGCCAGACGACCCTGAGGGTGGCGCTCTCTCGATACAACACCGGCCATCCGGAGCGCGGCTTTCGTAACGGCTACGTGGGCCGGGTCGAGGCCGCCGCCGCGTCCCTGGGCGTCCTGCCCCTGGGGGACGTTCGACCCGCAACGAACGATAGCCCCCCGCGGCGGGCCGCGCCGCAGTCCCCGCCGCCCGACTGGGACGTCTTCGCGCGCGCCCGGATGAGCGCCGTCCTCACCTTCACAGCCGCCCCAGACACGGAGTTCTGA
- a CDS encoding lasso peptide biosynthesis B2 protein, with translation MGSDLRGDVHVACVGDAMVLLDLAADSYLCLPNGAEDLIRGADGAPIFGAGVVGRALAEAGLLAEGPRPRVPPPPPRPTQTVIHGRPSRAPSLLDWGAALAATAEMRRIRSGAGVEAYLAGAADDGNDRTMDRVAEAARTFWRLAPWLPIEGECLVRSALLMRFLRRRGLRADWVFGVRLFPFMAHCWVQADDLCLNDDVERLTAYSPIYCR, from the coding sequence ATGGGCTCTGACCTGAGAGGCGATGTTCATGTCGCCTGTGTTGGCGACGCCATGGTCCTGCTCGACCTGGCGGCCGACAGCTATTTGTGCCTGCCCAATGGCGCGGAGGACCTGATCCGCGGCGCGGACGGCGCCCCGATCTTTGGCGCCGGGGTGGTCGGGCGCGCCCTGGCCGAGGCCGGACTGCTGGCCGAGGGACCGCGACCGCGCGTGCCGCCGCCGCCGCCCCGGCCGACACAGACCGTGATCCACGGGCGGCCTTCCCGGGCGCCGAGCCTTCTCGACTGGGGGGCGGCATTGGCCGCCACGGCCGAGATGCGCCGCATAAGGTCAGGGGCTGGGGTCGAGGCCTATCTCGCCGGCGCCGCCGACGATGGGAATGATCGGACCATGGACCGCGTCGCTGAAGCGGCGCGGACCTTCTGGCGGCTCGCGCCTTGGCTTCCGATCGAGGGCGAGTGTCTCGTTCGATCGGCGTTGCTGATGCGTTTTCTTCGCCGACGCGGACTGCGGGCCGACTGGGTCTTCGGGGTGAGGCTCTTCCCGTTCATGGCCCACTGTTGGGTCCAGGCCGATGATCTGTGTCTGAACGACGATGTGGAACGGCTGACCGCCTATAGCCCGATCTATTGCCGATGA
- a CDS encoding GntR family transcriptional regulator: MKGAKETVSKACGKAQTTCGLLTKPVDFSFDPRPPSDARDDPPCQRFPERGDSGDGRRDVVKTRDPYHLALTALAQFAGAGRFGWGMPLVTTAVAEELGLSPTPVREALARLAGEGIIEHRPGRGYFAPSPSSSDIIELYELHGRLANWALIGCGSSLVWPLAEKAGAPQERLERLFVQLVEASGNGALIRAHRRTVAQLRPIRVVEERVAPLSSEVVDRMEGLLSQARLDHLIPLVETYHSERSEHAQPVFAMMRKSAESIDQI, encoded by the coding sequence ATGAAAGGCGCCAAGGAAACGGTGTCTAAAGCTTGCGGAAAGGCGCAAACAACATGCGGGTTGCTAACGAAACCTGTAGATTTTTCGTTCGATCCACGTCCGCCAAGCGACGCGCGGGATGATCCGCCATGCCAAAGATTTCCTGAGCGTGGCGATTCCGGAGACGGAAGGCGGGACGTCGTGAAGACAAGGGATCCCTATCACCTCGCCTTGACGGCCCTCGCCCAGTTCGCCGGAGCCGGCAGGTTCGGCTGGGGCATGCCGCTGGTCACGACAGCCGTGGCCGAGGAACTGGGGTTGAGCCCGACGCCCGTGCGTGAGGCGCTCGCGCGGTTAGCGGGCGAGGGCATCATAGAGCATCGACCTGGGCGCGGATATTTCGCGCCCAGCCCCAGTTCGTCGGATATCATTGAACTTTATGAGCTGCACGGGCGATTGGCCAATTGGGCGCTGATCGGTTGCGGGAGCAGCCTCGTCTGGCCCCTCGCAGAAAAAGCTGGTGCCCCGCAGGAGCGCCTGGAACGGCTGTTCGTCCAACTCGTCGAGGCGTCCGGAAACGGAGCTCTTATCCGCGCTCATCGCCGCACGGTGGCGCAGCTACGGCCGATCCGCGTCGTTGAGGAGCGTGTGGCTCCCCTGTCCTCGGAGGTCGTCGATCGCATGGAAGGCCTTCTGTCCCAGGCGCGGCTCGATCATCTGATACCTTTAGTCGAGACATACCACAGTGAGCGTTCGGAGCATGCGCAGCCTGTGTTCGCCATGATGCGGAAATCAGCAGAAAGTATTGACCAAATATAG
- a CDS encoding asparagine synthetase B family protein codes for MIQTSRPSAEDAAVLDQARGALQAVGWKCAISVEGLDIYLGPRSPLNVRLVHRRHVLIGEYRWRDRALSAVIGCSRGPVDLGRSAVRAGWGRYILAWSADDERLGLLRDPSGAIDCLAWRRGGLRIAADQLPPEVDLLLPETVAIDWPVLGEIADQPGLLSDRPPLRGITSVTPGDVALVGDQIEAHTVWRPAEACRVNSWDDSPDALRRVVDGAVAGVSEGHSILLGEISGGLDSAIVSSSLAAVGARSKASYVNYFGDWAEGDERAYAKAAADKSGARLTMARKPVAAITPQMLEPLGWGFRPALHGVDVAYDEDVARRIGRVGATALITGQGGDAVFFQAPDPQVVIDRRRREGLRGLDPRYWAEVGRWTRHSAWTLGVLALWPPRPSTRDRRCHPWLADADDIPPAKRGQILRLANCQLFWSDCRRARAAQLLHPLLTQPVIEHVMAVPADRLILGVRDRGLARVAFSERLPPSILERRDKGDLSQFYGRVVLSSLVELRPFLLDGLLSEHRLIDRVDLERELTPERLVWSPLSNRPLLLAVLETWARHWTERIERRGRPQIARQPAEDPIM; via the coding sequence GTGATTCAGACGAGCCGGCCCAGCGCCGAAGACGCCGCCGTCCTGGACCAGGCGCGCGGAGCGCTTCAGGCGGTTGGGTGGAAATGCGCGATCTCGGTGGAGGGTTTGGACATCTATCTGGGACCTCGCTCGCCCCTGAACGTGCGTCTCGTGCACCGCCGTCATGTTCTGATCGGGGAGTACCGCTGGCGTGATCGGGCCCTGTCCGCCGTCATCGGCTGCAGCCGTGGCCCGGTCGACCTGGGACGCAGCGCCGTCCGCGCCGGCTGGGGGCGATACATCCTGGCCTGGAGCGCTGACGACGAGCGCCTCGGCCTGCTGCGGGACCCGAGCGGGGCGATCGATTGCCTGGCCTGGCGTCGCGGGGGTCTTCGTATCGCCGCAGATCAACTGCCGCCCGAGGTCGATCTGCTTCTGCCTGAGACGGTCGCGATCGACTGGCCAGTGTTGGGCGAGATCGCCGACCAACCTGGTCTGCTGAGCGATCGGCCGCCCCTGCGTGGAATAACCTCGGTTACGCCAGGCGACGTCGCCCTGGTCGGTGATCAGATAGAGGCGCACACAGTGTGGCGTCCCGCCGAAGCTTGCCGGGTAAATTCCTGGGACGACTCGCCCGACGCCCTGCGTCGTGTGGTCGATGGGGCCGTGGCCGGCGTGTCGGAAGGGCACTCGATCCTGCTCGGTGAAATCTCTGGCGGGCTGGACTCCGCGATCGTCTCCAGCAGCCTCGCGGCCGTCGGTGCAAGGTCCAAGGCGTCCTACGTCAACTATTTCGGGGACTGGGCCGAGGGCGACGAACGCGCCTATGCGAAGGCCGCGGCAGACAAAAGTGGTGCGCGCCTGACGATGGCGCGCAAGCCCGTCGCGGCCATCACGCCGCAGATGCTCGAGCCCCTCGGCTGGGGTTTCCGACCCGCGCTTCATGGCGTCGATGTCGCTTACGATGAGGACGTGGCCCGACGGATCGGCCGCGTCGGAGCCACTGCCCTGATCACGGGACAGGGCGGGGATGCCGTATTTTTCCAGGCTCCGGATCCCCAGGTGGTCATCGACCGGCGTCGCCGAGAAGGGCTTCGTGGTCTGGACCCACGCTACTGGGCCGAGGTCGGACGTTGGACGCGCCATTCGGCCTGGACCCTGGGCGTTCTGGCGCTTTGGCCGCCCCGGCCTTCGACCCGAGACCGCCGCTGTCATCCGTGGCTCGCCGACGCCGATGACATACCGCCTGCAAAGAGAGGGCAAATCCTTCGGCTGGCGAACTGCCAGTTGTTCTGGAGCGATTGCCGACGGGCGCGGGCGGCCCAGTTGCTCCACCCTTTGCTCACCCAGCCGGTGATCGAGCATGTCATGGCGGTCCCTGCGGATCGGCTCATCCTGGGTGTGAGGGATCGGGGACTGGCCCGCGTCGCCTTCTCCGAGCGGTTGCCACCCTCGATCCTCGAACGCCGGGACAAGGGCGACCTCAGCCAATTCTATGGCCGCGTCGTCCTCTCCAGCCTGGTCGAGCTTCGTCCGTTTCTTCTCGATGGTCTGCTGAGTGAACACCGCCTGATCGACCGGGTCGATCTGGAGCGCGAACTGACGCCGGAGCGTCTGGTGTGGAGTCCCCTCAGCAACCGTCCACTACTGCTGGCGGTCCTCGAGACCTGGGCCAGGCACTGGACCGAGCGGATCGAGCGGCGTGGGCGGCCCCAGATAGCGCGCCAGCCAGCCGAGGATCCGATCATGTAG
- a CDS encoding TonB-dependent receptor, with protein sequence MRMGLGSTALSALLLASATPVIAQTADAVRRYDVAAGPLDRALTAFAQQSGQQILYPAALVAGRQSPGLSGSYPAEAALAALLRDTGLSHRRTRSNVFVLYDPSARADADAAEATELEEVVVTGSLIRGAGDGPSPVVTVTRDQMDREGRATVAQLLASLPQNFGGTANEGALNNGADRSGTNSTFANGVNLRGLGSDATLVLINGRRLAGTGAKGDFADVSSIPTAAIARVDVLLDGASALYGADAVGGVVNIILRDDYDGAETRIRLGDTWDGASGEYQFGQTIGRRWTGGGAMITYEYYDREALAGSERRLASDADLRWRGGTDRRQYYSNPGNIVVFDAASGSYVPTYAIPPGQAGVGLRPGDFLAGQINLENHRAGVNVLPRQTRESVYTAARQDLGDRFEISGDARYGRRNYETVSFPISTLLTVTSANPFFVSPAGARSHTVAYSFQKEIPAPRISGEVESFGATVGGVADLFADWKLDAYVAYSSEESRNATDGALQSTYLREALGAVGDNPATPFSAVRDGYLNPFGDGLINNSTVLDFISSGYTRTHSRTTVSSANLQVGGTILDLPGGPLRLAAGLAFREETFERQFTGFTSGSAPAVGAATETDRQVSAAFAEVRLPLFGADNARPGLERLELSLAARFEDYGDVGQTTSPKVGVLWKPTNELLFRANYGRSFRAPALRELNDAPSASPSILPRGSQQILSMILYGGNPDLQPEEADTWTSGFEVRPDAVPGLQFGVNLFRTDFDNRIGQPALESILTALGDPSLAPFVRTLDPINNADDRAAIQAILDLPTTGLRDLFPATAYGAIVDARYVNTARVQVQGADITADYGFDLGPNAFNVAVNMTWLERFDAQPTPTSPTVSQVDRPNFPVGLRGRTSGSWSRGSWTVAPSLNYVGSYQDLVGNRIGSWTTADVLVRYAPEDGVLAGAMLSLTVQNLFDRDPPFYDAPQGVAYDAANTNVLGRFVSLQLTRSW encoded by the coding sequence ATGCGTATGGGTCTGGGTTCAACAGCGCTGTCCGCGCTGCTCCTGGCGTCGGCGACGCCGGTGATCGCGCAAACTGCGGATGCGGTGAGACGCTATGACGTCGCCGCGGGACCGCTCGATCGCGCTCTGACGGCCTTCGCCCAGCAGAGCGGGCAACAGATCCTGTACCCGGCCGCTCTCGTCGCCGGCCGCCAATCGCCGGGCCTCAGCGGGAGCTATCCGGCCGAGGCCGCCTTGGCTGCGTTGCTGCGCGACACCGGCCTGTCGCACCGGCGGACCCGCTCCAATGTGTTCGTCCTCTATGACCCTTCGGCGCGAGCGGACGCGGATGCAGCCGAAGCGACCGAACTCGAGGAAGTGGTCGTCACGGGAAGCCTGATCCGTGGAGCGGGCGATGGCCCGTCGCCCGTCGTGACGGTGACCCGCGACCAGATGGACCGCGAAGGACGGGCGACGGTCGCCCAACTGCTCGCCAGCCTGCCGCAGAATTTCGGCGGCACCGCCAACGAAGGCGCACTGAACAACGGCGCCGACCGATCCGGCACCAATTCGACCTTTGCGAACGGCGTGAACCTTCGCGGCCTGGGCAGCGACGCCACGCTCGTCCTGATCAACGGTCGACGCCTGGCAGGCACCGGGGCCAAGGGCGACTTCGCCGATGTCTCCTCGATCCCCACGGCCGCGATCGCACGCGTCGATGTTCTGCTCGACGGGGCTTCTGCCCTCTACGGCGCCGACGCGGTGGGCGGCGTGGTGAACATCATCCTGCGCGACGATTACGACGGTGCGGAGACCCGGATTCGGCTGGGCGACACCTGGGACGGCGCGAGCGGCGAGTATCAGTTCGGACAGACGATCGGCCGGCGATGGACCGGCGGCGGCGCGATGATCACCTATGAATACTATGATCGGGAGGCGCTGGCGGGGTCGGAAAGGCGGCTCGCCAGCGACGCGGACCTGCGGTGGCGCGGCGGAACAGACCGAAGGCAATACTACAGCAATCCGGGCAACATCGTCGTGTTCGACGCGGCTTCAGGCAGCTACGTTCCGACCTACGCCATCCCGCCGGGTCAGGCGGGCGTCGGCCTTCGGCCCGGCGATTTTCTCGCCGGGCAGATCAACCTCGAGAACCACCGGGCCGGGGTCAATGTTCTCCCCCGTCAAACCCGGGAGAGCGTCTACACTGCCGCACGGCAGGACTTGGGCGACCGCTTCGAGATCAGCGGCGACGCGCGCTACGGACGACGCAACTACGAGACGGTGTCCTTCCCCATCAGCACCCTGTTGACGGTCACCTCGGCCAATCCGTTCTTCGTGTCGCCGGCCGGCGCGCGATCGCACACCGTCGCCTATTCGTTCCAGAAGGAGATTCCGGCTCCGCGCATCAGTGGCGAGGTGGAAAGTTTCGGCGCCACCGTGGGCGGCGTGGCTGATCTGTTCGCGGACTGGAAGCTCGACGCCTATGTCGCCTATTCATCCGAGGAAAGCCGTAATGCAACGGATGGCGCGCTTCAATCGACCTATCTGCGGGAGGCGCTCGGAGCCGTAGGGGACAATCCGGCCACGCCATTCAGCGCCGTGCGGGACGGCTATCTGAATCCCTTTGGCGACGGGCTCATCAATAATAGCACGGTGCTCGATTTCATCAGCTCCGGCTACACGCGGACCCACAGTCGCACGACCGTTTCATCCGCCAATCTCCAGGTCGGCGGCACGATCCTCGATCTCCCGGGCGGCCCGCTGCGGCTGGCTGCGGGCCTGGCGTTCCGGGAAGAAACATTTGAGCGCCAGTTCACCGGATTCACATCCGGGAGCGCGCCGGCCGTGGGCGCAGCGACGGAAACGGACCGACAGGTCTCGGCCGCCTTCGCCGAGGTGCGCCTGCCGCTCTTCGGCGCCGACAACGCTCGCCCGGGATTGGAACGGCTTGAGCTCTCCCTTGCGGCGCGGTTTGAGGACTATGGCGACGTGGGGCAGACGACCAGTCCCAAGGTCGGCGTGCTCTGGAAGCCCACGAACGAACTGCTCTTCAGAGCTAACTACGGCCGCTCATTTCGCGCGCCCGCCTTGCGCGAGCTGAACGATGCGCCCAGCGCCAGTCCCTCCATCCTGCCTCGGGGGTCTCAACAGATCCTCTCGATGATCCTGTACGGCGGCAACCCGGATCTTCAACCTGAGGAAGCCGACACCTGGACCAGCGGTTTCGAGGTCCGGCCAGATGCGGTCCCCGGGCTTCAGTTCGGGGTCAACCTCTTTCGAACCGACTTCGACAACAGGATTGGCCAACCGGCGCTGGAGAGCATTCTCACGGCTTTGGGCGACCCGTCGCTGGCGCCGTTCGTTCGCACGCTCGACCCGATCAACAACGCCGACGATCGGGCAGCCATCCAGGCGATCCTCGATCTGCCGACGACGGGTCTTCGGGACCTTTTCCCCGCCACCGCCTACGGCGCGATTGTCGATGCGCGTTACGTCAACACGGCGCGGGTGCAAGTTCAGGGCGCCGACATCACCGCCGACTACGGCTTCGATCTCGGCCCGAACGCGTTCAACGTGGCGGTGAACATGACCTGGCTGGAGCGTTTTGACGCTCAACCGACTCCGACATCGCCCACCGTCTCTCAGGTCGACCGCCCCAATTTCCCGGTCGGGCTTCGGGGCCGGACCTCGGGCAGTTGGTCGCGCGGATCCTGGACCGTGGCCCCTTCCCTGAACTACGTCGGATCGTACCAGGACCTCGTCGGTAACAGGATCGGGTCATGGACGACTGCTGATGTGCTGGTCCGATACGCCCCGGAGGACGGCGTCCTCGCCGGGGCGATGCTTTCGCTCACGGTCCAGAACCTGTTCGACCGTGATCCCCCGTTTTACGACGCGCCCCAAGGCGTGGCCTACGACGCGGCCAACACCAATGTACTGGGCCGGTTCGTGTCCCTGCAGCTGACCCGGAGCTGGTGA
- a CDS encoding helix-turn-helix transcriptional regulator, protein MHGCSRGWESWLRPATARMEDPPGIRHRRRPAENLRACRKPTVGSVLESMSAYSSSNPFPASDLTDRLSDRQRQCLALAAQGLSSPRIAEQIGISGRTVDEHLMLACRALGVRTRIQAVARLAGQAGRPAEPRTFLP, encoded by the coding sequence ATGCATGGTTGCAGCAGAGGTTGGGAAAGTTGGTTGCGCCCGGCGACGGCGAGGATGGAGGATCCTCCGGGAATCCGACACCGTAGACGCCCCGCCGAGAACCTGCGGGCTTGCCGCAAACCCACCGTTGGGTCTGTGCTTGAGTCTATGTCCGCGTATTCGTCCAGTAACCCGTTCCCCGCTTCGGACCTGACCGACCGTCTTTCCGACCGGCAGCGCCAATGTCTCGCCCTGGCGGCCCAGGGTCTGAGCTCTCCCCGGATCGCCGAACAGATCGGCATCTCGGGGCGGACCGTTGACGAGCATCTGATGCTGGCTTGCCGCGCGCTCGGCGTTCGCACGCGCATCCAGGCGGTGGCGCGCCTCGCAGGCCAGGCGGGGCGACCTGCGGAACCGCGGACCTTCCTACCGTAG
- a CDS encoding helix-turn-helix transcriptional regulator produces the protein MDRAERQSQSETLSAALRLIRTHRRMKTTEIAQAMGMALRSYEHFESGGGRVNLERIHRFAEATDCDAYAILAALALGSPEFALRTADNKLMTILMVALQEFDAEVGDVLGELDARTIINTFTKALKDLALQSVRRDSAANAWLQQRLGKLVAPGDGEDGGSSGNPTP, from the coding sequence ATGGATCGTGCCGAACGCCAGTCCCAGAGCGAGACCCTGTCGGCTGCGCTTCGGCTGATCCGGACCCATCGTCGGATGAAGACAACCGAGATCGCTCAGGCGATGGGCATGGCCCTTCGATCATACGAACACTTCGAGTCCGGCGGCGGGCGCGTGAATCTCGAACGAATTCATCGCTTCGCCGAAGCGACGGATTGCGACGCCTACGCGATCCTGGCCGCGCTCGCTCTTGGATCACCGGAGTTCGCCTTGCGAACCGCCGACAACAAGTTGATGACCATTCTGATGGTCGCTTTGCAGGAGTTCGATGCCGAGGTCGGCGACGTGCTCGGCGAACTCGACGCACGCACGATCATCAACACCTTCACCAAGGCGCTGAAGGACCTCGCCCTGCAGTCCGTCCGCCGAGACAGCGCCGCCAATGCATGGTTGCAGCAGAGGTTGGGAAAGTTGGTTGCGCCCGGCGACGGCGAGGATGGAGGATCCTCCGGGAATCCGACACCGTAG